One Vitis vinifera cultivar Pinot Noir 40024 chromosome 8, ASM3070453v1 genomic window carries:
- the LOC100249857 gene encoding mitotic-spindle organizing protein 1A yields MDPEAAQTARESLELAFHMSNILDTGLDRHTLSVLITLCDLGLNPEALAAVVKELRRESCSSSPMPETPSSVS; encoded by the coding sequence ATGGATCCGGAGGCTGCACAGACTGCCCGAGAATCTCTTGAGCTGGCATTTCACATGTCAAACATTCTTGACACAGGACTTGATCGACACACCCTTTCTGTCCTCATTACTCTTTGTGACCTGGGTTTGAACCCTGAGGCACTGGCTGCTGTGGTGAAGGAACTTCGAAGAGAATCCTGTTCCTCGTCCCCAATGCCAGAGACTCCATCATCTGTTTCCTAG